Proteins from a genomic interval of Lycium ferocissimum isolate CSIRO_LF1 chromosome 2, AGI_CSIRO_Lferr_CH_V1, whole genome shotgun sequence:
- the LOC132038145 gene encoding F-box protein SKIP14-like, with product MASNQEEGFLAGIEFDRKCFVERCLNDNVDGFSDEKEELYAHEGGNADNGFDDITDLLPSDPFNMEISTKGKGVAASTSWLEVFEKDSGFKADEPEVSGVGGELFGELDFLMAGTMRIHQDRGFQLIDGNRELFRMNFKEGLDSGHGKINCAVVGGGPSDALLLALGYLSLRDLLAVESVCKLLRDAVQGDPLLWKSIHIDPFIFKITDSTLIKLTNRAQGHLHTLSLYNCSKITNVGLIHVLERNPSLMKVSYSLNVPGCLRLTIDGILSNLKVLKAAGKTRLKYLGISGLFGVTNQHIEEIKLLTGADNSKLPTAHKPQFFSGDQLRVTSDDDRAVDIEVCPKCQQLKLVYDCPQESCQKKQSATQLCRACTTCIARCFDCGCCLNNCDYKELSSFELICLDCLRKLRGCQEEQKMTNLKKTTVVHNGKSYQFFLYGFDA from the exons ATGGCCTCGAATCAAGAGGAAGGATTCTTAGCTGGGATCGAGTTTGATAGGAAGTGTTTCGTGGAGAGATGCTTAAATGATAATGTGGATGGATTCAGTGATGAAAAAGAGGAGCTTTATGCTCATGAAGGTGGGAATGCTGATAACGGTTTTGATGATATCACTGATTTGTTGCCTTCGGATCCCTTTAATATGGAAATTAGTACCAAAGGCAAAGGTGTCGCGGCTAGCACAAGTTGGTTAGAGGTTTTTGAGAAGGATTCTGGGTTTAAGGCAGACGAGCCTGAGGTTTCAGGGGTGGGCGGTGAGTTGTTTGGGGAACTTGATTTTCTCATGGCTGGCACAATGAGAATTCATCAGGATCGGGGTTTCCAGTTGATTGATGGAAATCGTGAGCTGTTCAGGATGAATTTCAAAGAGGGATTGGACAGTGGCCATGGCAAGATAAATTGTGCTGTGGTTGGAGGTGGTCCTTCAGATGCGCTGTTGCTGGCCCTTGGTTATTTAAGTTTAAGGGATCTTCTTGCAGTTGAAAGCGTATGCAAACTTTTACGTGATGCTGTTCAAGGAGATCCACTTTTATGGAAAAGTATTCACATAGATCCATTTATTTTTAAGATCACAGATAGTACTCTTATAAAGTTGACAAATAGGGCTCAAGGCCATCTCCATACTCTCAGTCTCTATAACTGCTCAAAGATCACAAATGTTGGTTTAATACATGTACTTGAGAGGAATCCCAGCCTGATGAAGGTCAGTTATTCTCTT AATGTCCCAGGATGTCTGAGACTCACCATAGATGGTATTCTCTCTAACTTAAAAGTCTTGAAGGCTGCTGGAAAAACCAGACTTAAATATTTAGGGATTTCTGGATTGTTTGGTGTGACAAACCAGCACATCGAAGAGATCAAGCTCTTAACAGGTGCAGATAATAGCAAGCTGCCAACTGCTCATAAACCGCAGTTTTTTAGTGGTGACCAGTTGCGGGTCACTTCTGATGATGACCGTGCGGTGGACATTGAAGTTTGCCCGAAATGCCAGCAGCTTAAACTAGTTTATGATTGCCCTCAAGAGAGTTGCCAAAAGAAGCAATCTGCCACTCAGTTGTGTAGGGCTTGTACTACATGCATTGCACGTTGTTTCGATTGTGGATGTTGCTTAAATAATTGTGACTACAAGGAGCTGTCGTCTTTCGAGTTGATTTGTTTAGATTGCTTGAGAAAACTCAGGGGTTGCCAAGAGGAGCAGAAAATGaccaatttaaaaaaaaccaCTGTTGTTCACAATGGGAAGAGTTACCAATTCTTCCTCTATGGCTTTGATGCATAG
- the LOC132038151 gene encoding TLC domain-containing protein At5g14285, producing the protein MMEALILFFSSIPNLLSFFIFFLIIYLIAYFLIFPSWKPKLRPEASSCIISFFHGTPAVFLAITSLLADPARDFHSPNTPFQNLVLDYSIAYFLMDLTHYLIFYPSDVLFIGHHVATLFVFVTCRYMVYHGAYAILVLLILAEVTSFVQNTWTLANARKADVEFAARVYGLLSPPFYVFYSLVRGIAGPYFVYKMISCYISGAADNVIPRWLWVSWVFVVVTAISVSILWVSNNWVELYRERSRKFERKVR; encoded by the coding sequence ATGATGGAAgctctcattctttttttttcatcaattcccaatctcctttctttcttcatctttttcctcATCATTTACCTCATTGCATACTTCCTCATCTTCCCTTCATGGAAACCTAAACTCCGTCCAGAAGCTTCCAGTTGCATCATCTCCTTCTTCCACGGCACACCCGCCGTATTCCTCGCAATCACTTCCCTACTCGCCGACCCCGCGCGTGACTTCCACTCTCCCAACACCCCTTTCCAAAACCTCGTCCTCGACTACAGCATCGCTTATTTCTTAATGGACTTGACCCACTACCTCATTTTCTACCCTAGTGATGTTCTCTTCATAGGACACCACGTGGCAACGTTATTCGTGTTCGTCACGTGCCGGTACATGGTGTACCATGGCGCGTACGCGATTCTTGTGCTTTTGATTCTTGCTGAGGTTACTAGCTTTGTGCAGAACACGTGGACGCTTGCGAATGCGAGGAAAGCTGACGTGGAGTTTGCTGCGAGAGTTTATGGTTTGCTTTCACCTCCGTTTTATGTTTTTTATTCGTTGGTGAGAGGTATTGCTGGACCCTATTTTGTGTACAAGATGATTTCGTGTTATATTAGTGGGGCTGCTGATAATGTCATACCTAGATGGCTTTGGGTTTCTtgggtttttgttgttgttactgcTATTTCTGTTAGTATATTGTGGGTTTCTAATAATTGGGTTGAATTGTATAGAGAAAGGAGTAGGAAATTTGAGAGGAAAGTTAGGTGA